A region of the Clupea harengus chromosome 7, Ch_v2.0.2, whole genome shotgun sequence genome:
CGACAGGCAGCCCTAGctggacgacacacacacacacacacagactaacatgCGTAGACACACGCAACAGAGACATACAGCAGAGGCTCTGTTCCACGTTTGCTTCCTTCTCATGTAAACCTGAGACTACAGTGCTTGCCAAGGCGGCTTTGTGAAAACACAGTCAGAAAGTGCCTGTAAAtggtttgtgtatttatgtaataTAAATGAGTTACTGTCAGTTGCAATTACCTCGTCTCCCGCGCCAtttcaccccaccccaaccccctcaaAAACAGCAGACGCGTATTGGCTTACAGGCAGTAGGACACACAAAGTCTCCATTCATAGATGGAAGCAgacatagggggggggggggttctccctctcctcagcctCTCTGAGGGGGACCCTGTTGGAACGGCTGCCAGCGGCATGTGCTTGGGCCCCTGCAATCAAGAAACGTGCGCTGCGTGAAGCTCTCGTGGCCCCTTCCCCGGCTCCCCTCCGCTCCAGTTGGGATTATTCCATTAGCCTGATTTACCTTTGAGGGAAGCGCGCGAGAGCTAGCATTAAATCGCAGGAAATCTCCCCCAATAGGAGGAGCTTTAGAGCTCATTTCAAAACAGTCGGCCCCCAGATGAGCAAACTCTCCAGCCACCATGAGCCCTCTGCCCCCTCAGGTGGATTAGAACCTTCGTCTTTTTCAAAAGACCAGTGATGCAAGTGCCCCTTGGGGAGCACTACATTCTTGGAGTTTAAAAAATAACTCCCAAGGTTACCACTGCCTTATGTGGATTTTGATTGACAACCTTTAGCTCGTAATGGATCATGAGcttgttatatattttttagctTTTCATTACTATTTTTAAAGCACATAGTACATCAGCGCTCACAGTACACTGCATTTAATCAGCACATGATTGATATTAATAAATAAGTGTGATGAATAGACTAGATAAGGCCGTTATTAAGATCAGTGGCATAAAACAGGCATAATTAGACACAGTATGCAGGATgtccctggagtgtgtgtgtgtattttgttgtgGGGATTAATGGTGCCAAATGAATAAATCTGTGGAAAGGGAGACAACATGAGGGGTGCAGGTATTTCAGAGACCTGACAGAGTGCTCGGTTGCCACTGCCAGCTGCCGTGAGAATATGGGCTACTTTCATGTGATGCTCGTCTAATACTTTAAtgtctgtgtgctctgttgAAGAATATTTGATAATACTGAGCTTCATCTGTTCTAACCCAATGCCAATTGGTATGCAAATCAACCACGTTTTCAAATGTTGTGTTctatgtgggggtgggggcttgtCTGGAGAAGTGTGATGGGAAATACaaatctgacttttttttttcttgtcttctgCTTCTGTTTTTCAGTTCGACAAATACGCTCCAAAGCTGGACAATCCTTTCTTACGACACTCAAGCGTAAGTACTCTCAAtatctaaaataataataataataataataataataataaaaaaaaagctcgTCGGCAAGTCATGTTAAGGACATCATTCATCGTTACCTCTGCGTTGTGCGTTTTTCTTCATAAGAGGTCAAAATATACAATGGCTGAGAGCTGCTAACATGATGTAGTCGCCGTTGTGTGAATGAAACGTTTTTAATTCTGTTTGTCCCCATCCTCAGTTCTTCCCCTCCTACCCTCCCACAATGCCTGGGATGCCTCCCCTGCTGCCACATTCAGGACCCTTCAGTTCACTGCAAGGAGCCTTCCAGCCTAAGGTTGGCCCTCCTTTGTGTTTATACAGCACACTTGCCTGCACACAcgccctctttctcactcacaagTCCACAGGTACCCCTTTTAGTAAATGGCCACAGTCACTTTCACAAACCAAGGCACGACGGCATACTCGCACACTATTCCCCACATTCCATTCAAGGTTTTCATCGCGTTGCATCGTGAGCATGGAATTACAGGCATGAATGGCGCCAAAGCCCTTTTTTACTTTGCATTCTGTGTACAGGGAAAGCAGCTGCATTTGAACTAAAACAGCCCCAGATAAATCTGCCACGGCATCGCCTTCTCCTACCCCCACTCCcctactacccccccccccccccccccccccccccccccccactcccttcTCCCAACCAATAATGGACTATGCAAACAAGGTCCTTAAGCTGCTGGGGGCTTTAGCTGCGTGGAGCAGCCCGCTCACTGGGAGATAAGCAGCCGTGGGGCTGGAGAGTGACGATCGGGCCCTGGCAGACGCCCAATGCCTCTGACCCTGTGTAAGCCACCAATCAAAGCTGGCCTAAATTCGCTGGCCTTATTCCCCCGCGGCTCCATTAAGACCTTTTGTGGCCGGCCTCCAGATGGTTAGAGCGCAGTTAGGCCCTCCATTCAGCACCTTAAGCTCTGCTGGGCTCCAGGCTGTGGCGccgccagaggagagagagagggagggagagagagagagagagagagagagcgagcgaggaaagagtgagagtggccGCCGTTCCAGCAGCccatggctctgggatagattAAAGGGGCTGATCGCATCGCTGGCTCAAAGTCTGCGCGTGATTGGCTTGTTAGATTTGGCCCCTCGTTGATTTGTTTTTGGATCCCTGGATAAAGTTTGTcacgttttgtttttttttactctcgtTATACCATTGAAGCCAGGCAGTAAGAACTTAATTGACAAGAAAAACTGTTCTATAGATTTGAATGGATTTTGTTTACTTTGCTCACATTAAACTATCACCTTCCATCAAGCTCATTATGGGCtctttagtttattttttttctggtcTTTCTAACCCTCTCGTCCTGTCCTCAGGCCTCTAATCCCCTAGACGTAGCAGGTCGGCCTGGAGCCATACCTCACACTCTCCTGCAGAAAGATCCTCGGGTATGCTGgtgtcactctcactccctctaaATAGATCTTATTTTTATTCAGCGGCTACTTTCCCTGCCCCTGTTATTAGGCAGAGTTGATGGACAGGTTTGCTTGTTGTTTTCCAGGTACCAGATCCTTTCAGGACATCAGTAAGAGTAAGAGTTTCAATTTATTTCTCCCGCTCTCGCTctcgatttctctctctctctgtcaaatctTCAATTTTCAGTTAATGCCCAGGTCTTTGAGCTAACTGATATCATTTTCCACCTACTCATTGCAGAAGCCTGGCAAATGGTGTGCGGTTCATGTACAAATCGCTTGGCAAATCTACCACCATCAGCAGAAGATGAAGGTAAGCCAGCTGAGCTTGCAGCTCAGGTGATAGTCAGGAGGTCAAACACAAGGAGAGTTGtaacttttttttcctctggagAAGCAGAGCTTACGAAGGGATTGTATggcttttttgtgtatgtgaccCGCTGGAAATTGTGCTATTGTTCACTGCTAGAGCAATCCTCCATAGCCCTCGCAGGATTGTCCACATGGGGTGCTGCGCCCTCACAGATCCCTCTGTGGGTGGTAATGTGgccttaaatgtgttttgtagTGCTCAAATCTCATATGCTTTCACTTCCATCTTTGCACTCATGGTTCTGTTTTTCAGTTTATTTCAGTACCATTTCAGGGGCTTTAATGTTGCAATACTTTTTATGAGGACATCTCTTTCTCAATTTTTTATTCCTCTCCGTAAATGTATTCTCTCATCAATAAAGCCATTAGACTTCAGcacaatggagagaacaagaAAGGACGTTATTGTAATTCTGCGTAGCACAAGAACACTTAACAAACCATTTTCAGTGCAGATTACCATGGGTAATGTACCATTAGCCAAGAGTATGAGAGGCGAGTGGTCCAAAGCATACAGATGTTGTCCTCGactcatatttatttattttaatcaaGCACTGACTCTGAATTCTTTATGAACACAATTTGACAACGAGTCCCATTGGTCCCTGGAGTGCTGTGTTATGCAGGCAAGCAGTAGGGAATGATGCAGCTCATTTAATACTCCTGTCTGTTGACCCCTGCAGCAGATGCAGCTTGATCCTCACAAACTCGACATGAACGGGAAGCTCGACCTGTTCAGCCGGCCGCCCGCCCCAGGAGTCTTTCCAGGATTCCCTTACCCCCACGACCTGGCACGACCTATGTTCTCCTCCACAGGTCAGTGGAACTCCTTTTCCTTCTTCTCGCCCTCACAAAGAAGTCGCAGCTTGACCCAAGCCCACTGAGGCACCCCCTGTTTAAAAAGTCCATCCTGGGAGCAAACGCACTGCAAACATGGAGTTTTGCCTGGTTATGTTGTTGTAAAATTAAGGAGGAAAACACCTGTTATTTCCTGTTCGTCTCAAGGCTGTCAGAGTGATTACTGTTACACCGAGCCTTGTTTGAGAGTGTCGGCTGGTAGGTCACAGCTCTGAATATGAATAACTTTCCTGTTATGGTCCTACCTGTGGTAATTGACTGTTGGCCCTGCGTTGAAGAGCAACACGAAGGCAGATGCCCTTTAGGTTGCAATTATGCAGTATTGTGTCATAAATGAGCTTGTAATTGGCTCTCCTGGTAATGATTCCAATAAGCAAGGGgagaaacaacacacattttttttcctcacacacaAGGTCAAGTCCTCAGACTTCAACAGGCTGTCTCTATCGAGTCATAACAAAAACTTCTTGCCATGTACAACCTCTACTCGCCCTCTGTTTGATGATACATGCATCAAGTGAATTTGTAGACaactgaggggggaaaaaaacatgtagTCCCAGGGGATGAAAATCTACTTAATTAGCTTTGTTTATCAGCTTAACACACTATAATCTGTGAATTGCTAAACCCTTTATAGCCTCAGTTTTTACTGTAAGCTCAGCCTAGTTTACCTCAGCCCAGTAAATCACTGAAACGCTACCGTGGGGACTGTAAGTCACTGCCATTATGGTGGTGCTTACACTGACTGTAATCCAAACAAATTTCATTTTAAAAATCGTATGGTTTTAATTGTACCCAAGTTTTAATATATCCTCGGTTGATATGGCAGCGGTAGGCTTTTTGCTAGAGTGTGCTAGAAACTGATTCATTATGCATGAATTAGTCTGCGGCCATATTAAAACTAGCCCTCAAACATCAAGTTAGCCTTACCGAGGTACATCACAAAGGTGTATTACAATGCTTAGTGTACAGCTTCAATTACCTTAATGGTTACCATGGCAATGTCCATTGCATACCATTGCAACCTGTTAAaatgcttcctcttcctcttcatatTCCTAGGTTCTGGCCATCCAGCTGCATCACCCTACGGGCCTTCACCACACCACAGTGGATTCCTGCCCACCAGCCACCTGGCAGGTAAGCGTAAGTAGACCAACTGTTTTACATCTCCTTCCACTCTCTTTTGGTTAGTATGTAGCTCTATGGGCTCACATGCCATTTGTGGTCAAGGCCTAAGATGGTTACAATAGAGAAAAGggggttgatttttttttcagatataGCCACAGCTAcaggattttttatttttttttgtaagtattCAAAATGTTCTGATTCATCTAGTCTATTGAACACAAGGAGAGTTCAAACGTTGAGCAGCACTCTCGAATGGAAATAGAAAAAGGAATATCAAAGGTGACATATTTATTGAGACAGCATGTATGTTTCAGTCACCTCTGGTACCATTCTAAATGGATGACTCTTTGTATTtagtattacattttttaccAGAATGGCTTTGGCTCTCGGCCTTAAACGATTTTTTATaaaatcatacatttttcgcTCGCCTTGCCCCAGGGATTTTGCAAGGTTGAATTGGGTTTGTGCCGCCACTCAGCAAATCACACTTTACCTTGGGTGAGGCGGTTTCAATGGGCTCTTAAAAGTTTCCTTGGACCCATTCACAAAGCAAATAATTTGGACTGTTGTATTCTGTGGCTTTTCTTTCCCATCTGTGGCATTGTGTGGATTCAGGGCTGCAGGGTGATTTCACAGGATAAACGTCTGAGTCAATCCAATTTGAGTTCATAAACACCTGGTGCACCGGGGGTGAACACAGGGGAAATGATGACAGGCAGGCGCCAGGATTTTTTGGTGCAGAAAAACCATCCATTGAACTTAGATTAAGGAGAGGCTGAGACAAGATGCTACAGGCACAATATAGTGGTTTATTACTCTGATGTGCACTATATGTATTGATGTATGGATTGTTTAcataaaaggttttttttttttaactgctgcCTCGTGTAAGGTAGGTAGCCATGAAGGTTTGTTTGAGGCTGTTTGAAAGATTGGATTTTTGCCACATGGTTAAATAAAGGATGTGTGAGAAGAGCTCTGACAAATGTGAAGCCCACTTTCAATTTGGTCAGGCCAGTATGTATCTGCCACAGCTCAGGATGTCTCACCCCAGCCCAGCTCAGTGCCTTCCCACAATCCATTGCTCCTCCTGCCACAGCTCCCCGCCTGCACCCTGTTAGGAGCGGGGCGAGACAGCTTCTGAAGCAGGAGCAGCCTACACAGAAAAAAGACAGGATAGGAAGgctttacttaaaaaaaaaacagaaaggaagaaaaaaggaaataccAGAGCTCGCTTGTAAGAGAAAAGCCGAGTGGAATGGTCCAACTCCTCCAGCCACCAACCCCTCGCTAATCCCTGTTTGGCATTTTGCAGATCCTTTTAGTCGCTCCAGTACCTTTGGCGGCCTCGGCAACCTTTCAAGCAGTGCCTTCGGAGGATTAGGCAACCCCTCGCTCGGTAAGCGCTCCTTGCCCCCTGTCCGCCCCGTGCCTTACGGCTAGACACAGTGGAGCTAAGCGTCAGACCACAGTGAGggcgaggaggggagggagggagggagggagggagggagggagggaggaaggaagaaataaataaataaaacaaaggcACTTAGCTCTGCAAGAAATGCCAAATAACATCTCAGGAAGGAACAACAAGACAGGCATTACAGGCTAGCTACTACCCCCTTGCAGCCAGGACTTAATCTGACATCAGCATGGCCCAAACTCATTCTCACAGTCAAGCTGTTTAGATGCTACTTATGCATTAATTACTTTCCCTCAGTGTTCTTAGACCAGTGTGGAGAgctgtctcttttcctctccctctccctctccctctccttctccccatctctctctcactctcactccttctctctgcctctctctctctctctctctctctctctctctctctctctctctctctctctctctgcctaccaCTGCCAAGCTGGGCACCCTCTAGTGAAATCGATTTGAGTGAAATAGACTCTGCGGAATGCTGAGTCCTGGCTTTTCACAGCCCTCAACCCCGGAGGGCAAttcactccctctccactgaAAAGTCCTTGAGATGGAGTGAATAGAGAGCAGGCCACTGTTCCGTCATCAATACAGGTAGAGGGGGAAAGCCATTAACCTCTCAGTCTTTGTAAGCAGAGCTACAGCAAGAGCTCAGGACTCAAGACAAAGACAAGGCTGCTTTCTtaacttctctctttctgttggtCTGTCCGTCTTTGCAATTTTTTTGTCTTCATTCAGCTAGCCAAATGTGAGGGGCGCTCACATTCTATTTTTGTTCTTTCCTTCTCTAAGGCCCCAACAACATCTTTGGTCCAAAGGAAGGGCATGGATTGCCTGGCTTCGGCAGCCCCCACCATGACACCTGGAACCGGCTACACCGCACCCCTCCATCCTTCCCCACCCCTCCGCAATGGCCCAAGTCCTCAGATGTAGAGCGGAGCAACTCCGTCAACAGCCACGAGCGTGAACGGGAacgagagcgggagaaagaaagggagagggagaaaagggacTCCTCCattggaaaagaagagaaagataaagacagGTTTGTGTGAGAGAACCAAAAAAGGAATCAGCTTTGATAATTAACATTTAGCCTTTCACATGTTAATGCACCATTGTATTCACTGCCTGATTCTCCCATGTGTACCAACAGGGACTCCTTGGATCAGAACCGCCACTCCAACAGGTCCTCACCTGCATCTGCCCAAATGGGCTACCAAATCAGCAACCTGATCAGGTCCAACAGCCAGAACTCCAATGACTCAGGCCGCCACCACAGCGCAGACCGAGCCCGAGAAGCCGAGAAGAACTTGATCGAGCGCCACCGAGAGGCTACCATGCTGGGAGACATCAAGGTGAAGGAGAGCCGTTCCCCCGGAAAGGAGGTTCAGGAGCGCCGGTCCTCCGAGGATCAGTGCAAGCCTATTCACCGCTCCCCCTCGCCTTACTCCAAGGCCATCAACCTTGACACTGGTCACAAAACGGCTTCTGCCCCTCCTCCACAAAACAAGGATGTGGACAGGAAGGAGCCGCCATCCGAGATGATCCACAAGGTTAAAAACGACATGAAGATCAAAGAGGAGCgcaaggaggagcaggaggtgatGGTAGTGGGGTCAGAGCCCTCCCCTCAGCCCTCGGTGCCTCCCCCTCCACCTGCACCTCCCGCCCCTTCTGGCCCCCACTCCCTCCACCCTGCGCTATCCCATCAGCCGCCTCCGCCCTCACCCCGTTGCAGCGACCTCCCAACCTCAGCCGCCATGCACGGCGTGCCCATGTCgcactcgctccctctctccatgtcgGCCATGCACCAGATGGGCAGCCTGAACGTGCTGGATCGTGCCCGCATGGCTCCCTTCATGGGTGTGAGTCCTCTTGCGGCAGCAGGCCGCGAGCGTCTGCCCCACCCGGCCTTCAGCTGGGACCCGCTGCGGGAGGCCTACCGCAGTCTGGACCTGCAGCGGCGCATGGATTTCCAGCTGCGGGCCGAGCAGGCACAGCGCTTCCAGCCCGGCACCCCATATGAGGCAGTCGAGCGCAGCTACCGGGAGCGGGAGTCTCACGACTACGCGCACCACGAGCACCTGCTGGAGGTGCGGCGCGAGCAGGAGCGCATGCGGCAGCAGGCCGAGGAGCGGGAGCGCATGCACCTGCGTGAGGAGCTGGATCGGGCCCGGTTGCACCAGCTGCACCAGTCGCCCATGGAGGGACACCTGCCTCACATGCCCCCCTTCATGTCGCACCTTGGGGGGATGCCTTACCCGAGACTCAGCCCCTCCACCGGACATAACGGCCTTCTCAACCGCACCCCTCCCACCGCAGCGCTAAGTGCCCCACCGCCACTCGTGCCCTCGGGTAACGCCAGACCGTCCTCGCCCAGACGGACTACCCCACTCAACACCCAGGACCCCCGCGATTACTCGCCCTCCCGAAACCCCAAAGAGGTTGAGGCACGATAGCTTCAGTTGCCTGGATTGACTTTTGAGGggagtctctccctctcccattctgAAGACAGAATGCACTTATGTTCCTGAGTGAAAATCAAAAATgtcagaaaatgaaagagacgTGTATAAATTGTACAAAGATTTGtacagctgaagaagcacacGCCATTATTTTATATGGACTTGGAGAGTAGAATGTtggtttgaagaaaaaaaagttgaaacTCAAAGCATATGTTCATCAACAATTTAAATCCAATTTAAAAATtgatattaatatattaatCCAATTGTTCTATCATTTTTCGTGTGAAAAGTGAAATTATGAAATGAGTTTGTATATTTCCTATTATCTTTCCATGTATAGACATTATTTTTATGAATTTGCATATTGTTGCATTACAGTATGTCATACTTCCCCTCATCTATTCCTGTTCACTGTACGACCTAAATCACGTCCACAGTGGAGGCTGGATTTTTTTAAGAATTGTTTGGACAGTTAAATTTGCCCTACGGTACCTGACAGTTCTCAGTGCtaatgatgtaaaaaaaaattacatttaaggTGGTTTTGTTCGCTTGGTTTGCCTTTGAGATATGCAGACAAAAGTGTATTATCCCTGTTTGGTtattgtaaagaaaaaaaatgtaaatatcttGTTGATATTCCTCGAGACGAAAAATTACAATGTAAATTTACTAGGCTTTTTAAATGTTTCTAGAAAAACAAAATTCTACAAAATTGAAACCACTTCCGAAATGAAACCATGGTAACAGATCAGCCACTGCAATCAAAAAGAAGGCAAGCGTTAAAGCGGGGGTCATAGAATGATGACATGCAATCTATGCAACAACGCATTTGAAGACCAGAATGGAGTACAACCTGCAAGTGATATTGGGAATATTTTACAAGGAACCTGGATTACTGACATCCATCTGTTTTTCAAACAAAGGATTATAAAACCGAACTAGAGACTGCCTCCGCCAAGACAAACTTTCATAGAATCAAACCAGTCTTGCAGCCCCAGAGAACTTGAGAggagattgattgattgggCGGCAATAGACTTTCTCTGTCGACCTTGTGGTGTTGTGCAGTTTCTTCTTTTCTTAGACTCTTGTATACAAAAAACAAGTAGAGTTTTAGGCGtgcaaaaaatgaaaatgaacattCATGGTTTTAAAATGTACGGAATAAAGGTTGGACCTTATATCTGCAGACTGTCCGGTGCTTTATTTGATGTGCTCCTACCACTAGCAACACTGTCCTTAGATTAGAGCTTGTACTCAACACCCATGCTCTATCAGTTGTACCAGTAGACACCAGCAAACTGAAGTTAAACGCTAAGATGATGTCCCTGACCAAACATGTAGTACACCAATTCTGGTCATCTGGAAAAGCTATGAATGTGCTTACTTTCTTTATTAGAGCGGTATCCAATAGCTCGTTCATATTTTATTTCCAATTATTATCATTTTAGTCTGACATTTTCATGCAATAAGGTCTAGTCTTCCTTGCGAATCGATGAgatgtggggagagggagaaggactaATAGGACATTGATTTTGTGAGAAAGCAggttttgagtgtttgtgttgcaggTAACCGTTATTGACTCACAGGCGAGCGGTGTATTGACCTGCGGTCTGCACTCATTAACAGAGGCAGGCGATCGgatgtgaggggagagagagagagagagagagagtgcctcccccaccacctcctcctcctcctcctccactctcttccactctcatgCTCGTGTGTGTCTAATAAGCCCAGAAGGCCCTCTAGTCTCTctcaaacaggaagaggaagtgtagGTCAGCACTGCTATGGCCCATTATCCATCCACCTGGTTCTggctccactctctctctccatctcccactctctctccctgtctctctctctctctcttgtgctgcCTCTCTCAGTGACTGTCCTGAGACCCACTATCCATCCTTCTAATGCCCTCTGCGTTTCCCATCTGTTTCTCGGCCAGCGTCCCGCCTGGCTCCCATCCCCGGGTATCAGAGCGTAATGACAGCGCACATCAAACCTCAGAGGTCATTAAAGGATGTTATTGAAAATCAATGTCCCCCTGTGTCTGGCAGACCTCTAGGCACAGTTTTTTGTGTTaaaggagaggtgggggggctTGTGGACTAGATTGCCAGCCGGAACAGCAGAACAGTGTATTGGGAAGATTTAAATCACGATCACTTTCAATTTGGGAGCGATGTAATTGAGCCACGCAGTGTGCAAACGGGAGCTGGTGTTTACGGCACTGAGCCTGGCTTTAATGCCTGTGCTTTCGGGGCCAATCATTCAGTCCGAACAGACAACTTACCACCAACCTGTAATTGCAgagtgctttttcactgttgTTTACCTCCGGAAAATGctgcctccttcctccttccccaCTGCATCAAGCTTTGTTTGCATGGAGTCACATCCAGACGTGTTCTGTACAGAGGCCCGAGACTCCATCGGTTTCGTTTATTGTGTTGCAAAGCTCGATTTCTTTTTGACCTTTTCAACAAATCAATTTGTGGTCAGTCTTGGCAGACATTACATTTCCTACCACTGCAAATCTTTGGGTTTGGGATTTTATtcacgtttaaaaaaaaatctagtcCTGATGCAGGATTTTCAAGCTCAAATGTCCCCACCagacataaaataaacaaaaagatatttctgctgttgctatttttttttttagcaagcTAATGTTTACCATCCCTGGAATATCCCTGTGAGGGCCATTGCATTAGTTCCCACTTAGAGAATGTTTTGCAGTGGAGATTGGTAATGAGGCTGGAGCTCAATGATCGTATTCGAATTTCACCAGGCACCACGGGACCTACAGATTTTGGGAGGTTCCGCTCTTTGAGCAAGCCCATTAAATAGCAGCACTGGTCCACTGCTGTTTCCCTTCAGTCAAATCAGCCAAGCAAAGGCCAAGCCTGTGCTAAAATGTTCAGCTAAGAAAGACTGAAAATGCAAAAACTGTAGAGGTAGTTTGTGCACTCTCATTTACCTAGTCTTAGTATTTATGTGCCTTACTGTGTATTTGTAATTAACATAGTAACATAGAGTTGCATTACTCTAGAGATACCGTCATAAATCTATCTATATATCATTTTATCTCCTTTAAAGGTTATGTATGACCATTATTCAATTCCCTCCCTAATCTTTTTATAGGTCCCAACGTCAACAGATCAACAGCTGACATTTTCCAGGCCAGTCGC
Encoded here:
- the fbrsl1 gene encoding autism susceptibility gene 2 protein isoform X5, producing MDGKLKQSRRSRSQRERGRRRDSAGRDARNQSPSSCSDREKTPGRDHASQNGKKAPHSHSTSSARAPRPPRRKRRESSSQEEDIIDGFAIASFVSLECLEKKNGSLKMPDRKERWEKHVVKRQREEKENGVASDLVEKVFDEHAASLERDQERVKERLLKKTYSKKNKRFKGFPGQPGKNLEEGAMQELGRPHRSNSKDRLSECDSECDIDDKASDLGSEKLFSPTAAKGVTTNEIHVSKTCSSTKVSGLQRSQEQSNEVSFAPPAPSPTPASPPTGSPAPAAATAPPPRVRPTPPPPLPLPLALPLPPLSVKREAVAAPPRIPTPPLLRTQGHPPPQELRVPPSQHHARPLHNHPIHHSLQYNNLHDISSHTGGVSTSLPLPKHHLPPSPHLNSLPASNPSLHYQSVANLSTSPFSLRSPAHRHPAMFATPATLPPPPTLPTNSLVVPGHPAGTPYPDTSLLISFNQPIMYCQPHSGILIGTLSQATLLPPPMSPHVENPHSMSWRNRECQFDKYAPKLDNPFLRHSSFFPSYPPTMPGMPPLLPHSGPFSSLQGAFQPKASNPLDVAGRPGAIPHTLLQKDPRVPDPFRTSVRKPGKWCAVHVQIAWQIYHHQQKMKQMQLDPHKLDMNGKLDLFSRPPAPGVFPGFPYPHDLARPMFSSTGSGHPAASPYGPSPHHSGFLPTSHLAGKHPFSRSSTFGGLGNLSSSAFGGLGNPSLGPNNIFGPKEGHGLPGFGSPHHDTWNRLHRTPPSFPTPPQWPKSSDVERSNSVNSHEREREREREKEREREKRDSSIGKEEKDKDRDSLDQNRHSNRSSPASAQMGYQISNLIRSNSQNSNDSGRHHSADRAREAEKNLIERHREATMLGDIKVKESRSPGKEVQERRSSEDQCKPIHRSPSPYSKAINLDTGHKTASAPPPQNKDVDRKEPPSEMIHKVKNDMKIKEERKEEQEVMVVGSEPSPQPSVPPPPPAPPAPSGPHSLHPALSHQPPPPSPRCSDLPTSAAMHGVPMSHSLPLSMSAMHQMGSLNVLDRARMAPFMGVSPLAAAGRERLPHPAFSWDPLREAYRSLDLQRRMDFQLRAEQAQRFQPGTPYEAVERSYRERESHDYAHHEHLLEVRREQERMRQQAEERERMHLREELDRARLHQLHQSPMEGHLPHMPPFMSHLGGMPYPRLSPSTGHNGLLNRTPPTAALSAPPPLVPSGNARPSSPRRTTPLNTQDPRDYSPSRNPKEVEAR
- the fbrsl1 gene encoding autism susceptibility gene 2 protein isoform X2, whose translation is MDGKLKQSRRSRSQRERGRRRDSAGRDARNQSPSSCSDREKTPGRDHASQNGKKAPHSHSTSSARAPRPPRRKRRESSSQEEDIIDGFAIASFVSLECLEKKNGSLKMPDRKERWEKHVVKRQREEKENGVASDLVEKVFDEHAASLERDQERVKERLLKKTYSKKNKRFKGFPGQPGKNLEEGAMQELGRPHRSNSKDRLSECDSECDIDDKASDLGSEKLFSPTAAKGVTTNEIHVSKTCSSTKVSGLQRSQEQSNEVSFAPPAPSPTPASPPTGSPAPAAATAPPPRVRPTPPPPLPLPLALPLPPLSVKREAVAAPPRIPTPPLLRTQGHPPPQELRVPPSQHHARPLHNHPIHHSLQYNNLHDISSHTGGVSTSLPLPKHHLPPSPHLNSLPASNPSLHYQSVANLSTSPFSLRSPAHRHPAMFATPATLPPPPTLPTNSLVVPGHPAGTPYPEHDLLRQELNNRFLVQSSERNRGPSASPLAQISLQRAEFHQHQHMHQHQHTHQHTFTPFPAGLPPAAMIAPPNAPPMFDKYAPKLDNPFLRHSSFFPSYPPTMPGMPPLLPHSGPFSSLQGAFQPKASNPLDVAGRPGAIPHTLLQKDPRVPDPFRTSVRKPGKWCAVHVQIAWQIYHHQQKMKQMQLDPHKLDMNGKLDLFSRPPAPGVFPGFPYPHDLARPMFSSTGSGHPAASPYGPSPHHSGFLPTSHLAGKHPFSRSSTFGGLGNLSSSAFGGLGNPSLGPNNIFGPKEGHGLPGFGSPHHDTWNRLHRTPPSFPTPPQWPKSSDVERSNSVNSHEREREREREKEREREKRDSSIGKEEKDKDRDSLDQNRHSNRSSPASAQMGYQISNLIRSNSQNSNDSGRHHSADRAREAEKNLIERHREATMLGDIKVKESRSPGKEVQERRSSEDQCKPIHRSPSPYSKAINLDTGHKTASAPPPQNKDVDRKEPPSEMIHKVKNDMKIKEERKEEQEVMVVGSEPSPQPSVPPPPPAPPAPSGPHSLHPALSHQPPPPSPRCSDLPTSAAMHGVPMSHSLPLSMSAMHQMGSLNVLDRARMAPFMGVSPLAAAGRERLPHPAFSWDPLREAYRSLDLQRRMDFQLRAEQAQRFQPGTPYEAVERSYRERESHDYAHHEHLLEVRREQERMRQQAEERERMHLREELDRARLHQLHQSPMEGHLPHMPPFMSHLGGMPYPRLSPSTGHNGLLNRTPPTAALSAPPPLVPSGNARPSSPRRTTPLNTQDPRDYSPSRNPKEVEAR